The Nomia melanderi isolate GNS246 chromosome 4, iyNomMela1, whole genome shotgun sequence genome segment ACTTCTGTTTCTTTTCTAATTGTTATACAACATATTTCGTCTTCAGAAACAAAAACCAACTTTAACACACGAGACAGAATTATCAATCTACTGAATGAACAAATTAGGATAGTCTGGCAGGTGAAATGAGGTAAAATAATAACGGAGACACCGAAGCCAATTAATATGCTTCATAAAAGAACACAAAATCAGTGTGGCGAGTTTTTACCAACCGTTGTGTGCGAGGAGAATCAATGATTCCAAAGATATGATTTGTATCTGTCGGGAGATGTTTGAATGGATACCATAAAACCACACATAATATTTCCATCGAACGTTAAAGCGGTCTCAACAACAACTTCAGACAGAAACGTAAGCGTTACAACAAATGTTAAGTGTACGCAGGTGTAAAATCGTTTTGAGAGATTTAGTGTATGGGGCTATCTACAAGTTCTAATTACTACTTTGCACAATTCAAAATCAGGGAGGTATTAAAACACATTATCAAAATGCGATTTGGTTACTGTACAGCAATGTCATTTCCAGGCgtacattaaaatacattttaaaatacttcAACATTCTAATCTCAAATCACTGAATCGTATCACTATTTCTATTACTAAATATGTAGCCTATTCTCAACAAGGGAAGTAACCAATCAGGAAACTCAATCTACTTTAAGAATCAGTCCATTTAGGACCACCGTACCGCTGAATAGTCAGCATGTTCTCTTTAAaccatgaatatttcaaacgtgaAACCGTCGGACGAACTTAATACAAGTACGCACTTTCTGCCTTATCTTATCACCCCAGGGAAAAGGTAAACCGCTTATCATCCGCACACACCATTCGGCTGCATGCGTGTCACCACATGCCCATTGAAGATACCCATGTCTTCGCCATGGCAAAGGTACATGTTTCTCATTCCTAGAATGCAACGGGAACAAAAACTGCGTCTCACCTTTGGCGGGCGCTGCCACCCTGTTCTGCACGGTCGACTGGATGGGATGCTTGTCGTAATTCGGGTCTTCCACCTCCTGACACCGGTAGCTCAGATTTCTCAGGATACAGACGCAGTTCTCCACGATTTTGTTACCGATGTTGGACTTCTCTATGGCCGACCGTACCACGTACAACAACGCGTCGACCAAACCCTCGCATTCCCTCAACTTTTTCCTCGCGTACTCCCCAGCGCTGGACACGTTTCTCAGTACACCGGAAGCGTTTCTGAAGACCGTCGACCAGCAGGTCTCTCCGCTGGAGGAGCTGGGATCCCAGCCACTGTGtggtataattatattattcaccACCATCGTCACCCCATCGTCGATGATGGACTTCTTCAAATCCTGAAACCAGTGAACAGAACAGTGTAAGATCCAAGCAATGTACCATTTTCAATCCAGATTCAATGAAACCATCCTAGGTTCCATTGTATCTCAATCTCTGAACGACAAGCATCAACAAACACCCACCTCGCAAGAAGACAGGTTCCATAACACCCCTGTGACCAGTTCCTTCACGTCAGCATCGGACGTCCTGCGAAGCAAGTTGATCAAGGCCGGCACACCCCCGGCATTTTTGATGGCCCTCTTATTCTCGTCGTTCTGTCTGCCGTATGACAAGTTCCTCAACGCGCCGCAAGCGTTCCTATAGACATCGGGATTATCGTGATCCAGTAATTGCACCAGTGGCGGAATCCCGCCCAGACTTCTCGTCTTCTGTTTGTTCGGGTCGTCCATGTAGCACAGATGCTGCAGATACGCGGCCGCGTTGGCCTTGATGATGTTGTTCGGGTTGCTGAGGAAACCGATCACTTCGGACAGATTCGGGTCCCTCCATCTCATCGACTTCTGGTCGTCGTCCAACGGGCTCGCCATCCCGGGCACCACCGGGTGTCGGGACTGTAGCCGCTGAAGATGAACCTCGTCCTCGAACATTCCTGGTGGGACTCCCGATGACAGCGGAACCGGATGGCCCTCGTCATAACCGGGTACATCGCTAGGAACTGTGACTGGACCTACCCCTACGCCTGGCCCGTACCCGACTGGTCCGTACGGGGACGGAGACACGTAACCGTAGGGCACTTTACTCTCATCTGTGATCAGATCCGAACGTGGCCGGTTACTGGGCGCGTCTAGATTAGACTACCGGGAACCAGATACCCAAATTAAAACCTGGGTTACCCGTGGAGCACCGTTAAACGCGTACCTTCGCGCACCACAAGAATGTACATTGTAAAAGAAAGAATACACAGGGTGTGAGAAAGTAAATAGCTCTTGAGAATGTTTACTGACGACAAGACCATGGACCTTCATGAAGATTTGTGTGTTTGCAGTACAGTATCTCTATAAGATACAGGTGAAGTTTGCTGTGGCTTCCTTAAAGTTCCTCTAACCTGTAAAGCCATGAAGATCCATGGTCTTCCCTCGTTTCTATCTACCTCATAAGAAACCGAACTTTAAAACCCTGCACCGGGCCATCGAGGAAACACAGAAATCGGCTCCGATAGTCGATGCAGTAGAACTTCCGCGGAAAACCAATTAGCCACTGCCTGAGGACTCTGAATCTGACTCGGATTGCGGTTATGATCCTTGATTCTTACCCGTAGACGTGAAATGCATAATTCACTCATATTATCCATGGAATATGGACGGGAAAGATGAAGTCTGAACGAGGTCAACATGATGAAGCTTAACGAGAGCGAGAGTTGTGAAACGAAGACAACGAGGAGGACAGAAACCGAAAGAAAGAATGAGAtatagagagaaagaaaaaaatattaaataaattattgatgtgACCCTACCATGAGGATGCTGAGAGGGTTCGCCGGAGTCATCCATATTCCAAGAGTTGCTGATTTGATCTAGAGAGAACACAAAATAACAACGAATGTCAGGCATAGAGataattaaagtgaattatgcTCTGCTCCGTGACCACGAGCAGACAAATAGCCGGGCAGCGCTGCAACATGATAGCTGAATGTCTCATTATAGGACCGGGCCGGATCAACGCCGCGTGACCCGCTACCAAAAATCGAACGACATAAAACGTGAACCGTCGCGATTTTTCGGGAGTTGACGAGAGCAGGGTGGGGGTGGGCGGTGACGACGAGCGATACTCGCGGCTACGAACCAACGTACCGTACTGATCTCCGGGGCCGCCTGGACTAGGAGTGATACGATAATGATCCTGTAAAGCGGGATTCAGACCTGGATCGATGTCGTTGTACCCGCCTTCCACGTATGGTCCCGCTTTACGCAggtattcttaaaaataaaacgacAGATCATAGTTTGCGATTCCTGGAGAATCCGTCTTATCGATTAACACGATCAACGACGAACAGGGACAACGGAAATCCGTGCAAACTCGAACGTATATGGGTAAATATAAGTAGACTGATATTAAATGGAACTTCGTTCATTCATTGAAGCGTTCGgtgaattaaaattcaaatattatccAGCTTAAATTCCATGAAGTATTCTAtacttattgaaaatatatcgcAAACTTTAACGCTGTTATGAATCGCACAGAGTTTCGTGGTCTAACGATGatcatttaaccgtttgagtgctgaggagcgctatagcgctcttctgtttatcagtatcaattataattttcttactatgtttttcaagaaataaatcaaagtaaatttatttgaataaatgttattttttgatatttttttgtaataacacaatatttgtgatctcattagataagtactcttaataatttttttgcatacacacccaatcacttccgcatttttggtaaatatccacaaaagttgtttagcatccaaacggttacaTGATTCTTTAAATGGTACTAATCGAAATGAATGGAAATTTACCATGTGGAGGTGAGGCACGACTGTGCTCCGAAGGACTATGAGGACTGTGAGGGGAATGCGAGCGCGGCATGTAGATGCCATGCGGGCCCGGGTACCCTGGCTGCGGGGGATACGCGAGGAACGGCTCGTAGTGCTCGAACCCCACCATATACGAGTCCGCCGGGTACCGCGGGTCCGCGTGCTGATAGTCCTGCGACATCAATGGCACTGACATGTAGCTGACTGCACCtgggtccggctccatgtgtgaTACTTCGCGCACGACTTTCGACACGCTTGTCACCTGAAACAGAATATACGCAGCAGATAAAGCAACGATCCTCTTAACAGATACGGAACTGATAATGTCATAGTAAAAGTGGGCGTGGCTATGATCGGGAAGAAGTGACGTCAGTCGAAGCAAAATTGGTCCTCCGCTACAACGCGAAGTACGCGACACATCGTTGCGCAGAAATTTGGTTAATACAACTTTAACTTCGCCGGAGTATCAGCCGGGTTGGGTAGCCGTAGAAAAAGTGGGCGTGGTCATGGTCGGGAAGAAGCGAAGTTAGCCAAGGCAAATTTGGTTTCCCTGCCGTGACGCGAAGTGTAGAGCACGTCGGTGTACGGAAATTTGTTTCATACAACTTTAACTTTCCGAGGACACGGATTGAAACAAGCACTTATAGGGAAAGTGGGCGTGGCCACTGTCGGAACAAAGCGGATTGGCTAGGATAAAATTGGTTCTTTTATACTGTTATTAAGTGTACAAGATGAGTGGAAATAGATCTCTGAAAGGACATCAAAGTTTACTGGAATATGATTTGAGATACGGGGCTCCTGTGAAAAGTGGGCGTGGTTGTAATTGCCAGGCACATTCAAGTATATACAATTTAAGGGAGAATATGTTCGTTGACGGTGTTTAGAGTTTAATTCATTGTTCTACCATACAATGAAGGAAGCCTGATTGAAACGGTTATATCAAGAGTTAATAATTCCCTCTTATTAACTTATCTCCGCTGTTCTGCTAGTCAATGGGCGGAGTCTATAGGGGT includes the following:
- the p120ctn gene encoding adherens junction protein p120 isoform X7, whose amino-acid sequence is MPQYPGQSDADYHGSNGQADTHSLHSSHLSVQEDPLLIRAHKQQNTQQVTSVSKVVREVSHMEPDPGAVSYMSVPLMSQDYQHADPRYPADSYMVGFEHYEPFLAYPPQPGYPGPHGIYMPRSHSPHSPHSPSEHSRASPPHEYLRKAGPYVEGGYNDIDPGLNPALQDHYRITPSPGGPGDQYDQISNSWNMDDSGEPSQHPHDESKVPYGYVSPSPYGPVGYGPGVGVGPVTVPSDVPGYDEGHPVPLSSGVPPGMFEDEVHLQRLQSRHPVVPGMASPLDDDQKSMRWRDPNLSEVIGFLSNPNNIIKANAAAYLQHLCYMDDPNKQKTRSLGGIPPLVQLLDHDNPDVYRNACGALRNLSYGRQNDENKRAIKNAGGVPALINLLRRTSDADVKELVTGVLWNLSSCEDLKKSIIDDGVTMVVNNIIIPHSGWDPSSSSGETCWSTVFRNASGVLRNVSSAGEYARKKLRECEGLVDALLYVVRSAIEKSNIGNKIVENCVCILRNLSYRCQEVEDPNYDKHPIQSTVQNRVAAPAKAYSLCQGENLGCFGGSKKKKDGQPVQKETTASRTTSPRTEPVRGMELLWQPEVVQSYLKLLQTCSNPETLEAAAGALQNLAACYWQPSIEIRAAVRKEKGLPILVELLRMEVDRVVCAVATALRNLAIDQRNKELIGKYAMRDLIQKLPSGNNQHDQGTSDDTIAAVLATLNEVIKKNAEFSRSLLDAGGVDRLMNITRQRQKYTPRVLKFAGQVLFTMWQHQELRDVYKKHGWKEQDFVTKTVAARNSGPNSPNNANSYDCSTLNRPMASQGSTRYEDRTIQRANMNSNNVGRPNIYQSQPKPGEPLYAQVNLEKKKKRQYELGVGQGQGQGPVGAGVGVAAVPPQPGQWVADGVVGMPDGSAATATVNVPPNSTAASAGDSWV
- the p120ctn gene encoding adherens junction protein p120 isoform X9; amino-acid sequence: MSNNQLVDSCLLVNRRIEKRQEHSITRTEITQRRVLQDKGPDMPQYPGQSDADYHGSNGQADTHSLHSSHLSVQEDPLLIRAHKQQNTQQVTSVSKVVREVSHMEPDPGAVSYMSVPLMSQDYQHADPRYPADSYMVGFEHYEPFLAYPPQPGYPGPHGIYMPRSHSPHSPHSPSEHSRASPPHEYLRKAGPYVEGGYNDIDPGLNPALQDHYRITPSPGGPGDQYDQISNSWNMDDSGEPSQHPHDESKVPYGYVSPSPYGPVGYGPGVGVGPVTVPSDVPGYDEGHPVPLSSGVPPGMFEDEVHLQRLQSRHPVVPGMASPLDDDQKSMRWRDPNLSEVIGFLSNPNNIIKANAAAYLQHLCYMDDPNKQKTRSLGGIPPLVQLLDHDNPDVYRNACGALRNLSYGRQNDENKRAIKNAGGVPALINLLRRTSDADVKELVTGVLWNLSSCEDLKKSIIDDGVTMVVNNIIIPHSGWDPSSSSGETCWSTVFRNASGVLRNVSSAGEYARKKLRECEGLVDALLYVVRSAIEKSNIGNKIVENCVCILRNLSYRCQEVEDPNYDKHPIQSTVQNRVAAPAKAYSLCQGENLGCFGGSKKKKDGQPVQKETTASRTTSPRTEPVRGMELLWQPEVVQSYLKLLQTCSNPETLEAAAGALQNLAACYWQPSIEIRAAVRKEKGLPILVELLRMEVDRVVCAVATALRNLAIDQRNKELIGKYAMRDLIQKLPSGNNQHDQGTSDDTIAAVLATLNEVIKKNAEFSRSLLDAGGVDRLMNITRQRQKYTPRVLKFAGQVLFTMWQHQELRDVYKKHGWKEQDFVTKTVAARNSGPNSPNNANSTLNRPMASQGSTRYEDRTIQRANMNSNNVGRPNIYQSEQTEPRYHYTEACNERGNRLVVIQRMQLLNEHL
- the p120ctn gene encoding adherens junction protein p120 isoform X2: MSNNQLVDSCLLVNRRIEKRQEHSITRTEITQRRVLQDKGPDMPQYPGQSDADYHGSNGQADTHSLHSSHLSVQEDPLLIRAHKQQNTQQVTSVSKVVREVSHMEPDPGAVSYMSVPLMSQDYQHADPRYPADSYMVGFEHYEPFLAYPPQPGYPGPHGIYMPRSHSPHSPHSPSEHSRASPPHEYLRKAGPYVEGGYNDIDPGLNPALQDHYRITPSPGGPGDQYDQISNSWNMDDSGEPSQHPHDESKVPYGYVSPSPYGPVGYGPGVGVGPVTVPSDVPGYDEGHPVPLSSGVPPGMFEDEVHLQRLQSRHPVVPGMASPLDDDQKSMRWRDPNLSEVIGFLSNPNNIIKANAAAYLQHLCYMDDPNKQKTRSLGGIPPLVQLLDHDNPDVYRNACGALRNLSYGRQNDENKRAIKNAGGVPALINLLRRTSDADVKELVTGVLWNLSSCEDLKKSIIDDGVTMVVNNIIIPHSGWDPSSSSGETCWSTVFRNASGVLRNVSSAGEYARKKLRECEGLVDALLYVVRSAIEKSNIGNKIVENCVCILRNLSYRCQEVEDPNYDKHPIQSTVQNRVAAPAKAYSLCQGENLGCFGGSKKKKDGQPVQKETTASRTTSPRTEPVRGMELLWQPEVVQSYLKLLQTCSNPETLEAAAGALQNLAACYWQPSIEIRAAVRKEKGLPILVELLRMEVDRVVCAVATALRNLAIDQRNKELIGKYAMRDLIQKLPSGNNQHDQGTSDDTIAAVLATLNEVIKKNAEFSRSLLDAGGVDRLMNITRQRQKYTPRVLKFAGQVLFTMWQHQELRDVYKKHGWKEQDFVTKTVAARNSGPNSPNNANSTLNRPMASQGSTRYEDRTIQRANMNSNNVGRPNIYQSQPKPGEPLYAQVNLEKKKKRQYELGVGQGQGQGPVGAGVGVAAVPPQPGQWVADGVVGMPDGSAATATVNVPPNSTAASAGDSWV
- the p120ctn gene encoding adherens junction protein p120 isoform X6 — translated: MSNNQLVDSCLRVLQDKGPDMPQYPGQSDADYHGSNGQADTHSLHSSHLSVQEDPLLIRAHKQQNTQQVTSVSKVVREVSHMEPDPGAVSYMSVPLMSQDYQHADPRYPADSYMVGFEHYEPFLAYPPQPGYPGPHGIYMPRSHSPHSPHSPSEHSRASPPHEYLRKAGPYVEGGYNDIDPGLNPALQDHYRITPSPGGPGDQYDQISNSWNMDDSGEPSQHPHDESKVPYGYVSPSPYGPVGYGPGVGVGPVTVPSDVPGYDEGHPVPLSSGVPPGMFEDEVHLQRLQSRHPVVPGMASPLDDDQKSMRWRDPNLSEVIGFLSNPNNIIKANAAAYLQHLCYMDDPNKQKTRSLGGIPPLVQLLDHDNPDVYRNACGALRNLSYGRQNDENKRAIKNAGGVPALINLLRRTSDADVKELVTGVLWNLSSCEDLKKSIIDDGVTMVVNNIIIPHSGWDPSSSSGETCWSTVFRNASGVLRNVSSAGEYARKKLRECEGLVDALLYVVRSAIEKSNIGNKIVENCVCILRNLSYRCQEVEDPNYDKHPIQSTVQNRVAAPAKAYSLCQGENLGCFGGSKKKKDGQPVQKETTASRTTSPRTEPVRGMELLWQPEVVQSYLKLLQTCSNPETLEAAAGALQNLAACYWQPSIEIRAAVRKEKGLPILVELLRMEVDRVVCAVATALRNLAIDQRNKELIGKYAMRDLIQKLPSGNNQHDQGTSDDTIAAVLATLNEVIKKNAEFSRSLLDAGGVDRLMNITRQRQKYTPRVLKFAGQVLFTMWQHQELRDVYKKHGWKEQDFVTKTVAARNSGPNSPNNANSYDCSTLNRPMASQGSTRYEDRTIQRANMNSNNVGRPNIYQSQPKPGEPLYAQVNLEKKKKRQYELGVGQGQGQGPVGAGVGVAAVPPQPGQWVADGVVGMPDGSAATATVNVPPNSTAASAGDSWV
- the p120ctn gene encoding adherens junction protein p120 isoform X4, which translates into the protein MSNNQLVDSCLLVNRRIEKRQEHSITRTEITQRRVLQDKGPDMPQYPGQSDADYHGSNGQADTHSLHSSHLSVQEDPLLIRAHKQQNTQQVTSVSKVVREVSHMEPDPGAVSYMSVPLMSQDYQHADPRYPADSYMVGFEHYEPFLAYPPQPGYPGPHGIYMPRSHSPHSPHSPSEHSRASPPHEYLRKAGPYVEGGYNDIDPGLNPALQDHYRITPSPGGPGDQYDQISNSWNMDDSGEPSQHPHDESKVPYGYVSPSPYGPVGYGPGVGVGPVTVPSDVPGYDEGHPVPLSSGVPPGMFEDEVHLQRLQSRHPVVPGMASPLDDDQKSMRWRDPNLSEVIGFLSNPNNIIKANAAAYLQHLCYMDDPNKQKTRSLGGIPPLVQLLDHDNPDVYRNACGALRNLSYGRQNDENKRAIKNAGGVPALINLLRRTSDADVKELVTGVLWNLSSCEDLKKSIIDDGVTMVVNNIIIPHSGWDPSSSSGETCWSTVFRNASGVLRNVSSAGEYARKKLRECEGLVDALLYVVRSAIEKSNIGNKIVENCVCILRNLSYRCQEVEDPNYDKHPIQSTVQNRVAAPAKGENLGCFGGSKKKKDGQPVQKETTASRTTSPRTEPVRGMELLWQPEVVQSYLKLLQTCSNPETLEAAAGALQNLAACYWQPSIEIRAAVRKEKGLPILVELLRMEVDRVVCAVATALRNLAIDQRNKELIGKYAMRDLIQKLPSGNNQHDQGTSDDTIAAVLATLNEVIKKNAEFSRSLLDAGGVDRLMNITRQRQKYTPRVLKFAGQVLFTMWQHQELRDVYKKHGWKEQDFVTKTVAARNSGPNSPNNANSTLNRPMASQGSTRYEDRTIQRANMNSNNVGRPNIYQSQPKPGEPLYAQVNLEKKKKRQYELGVGQGQGQGPVGAGVGVAAVPPQPGQWVADGVVGMPDGSAATATVNVPPNSTAASAGDSWV
- the p120ctn gene encoding adherens junction protein p120 isoform X3 → MSNNQLVDSCLLVNRRIEKRQEHSITRTEITQRRVLQDKGPDMPQYPGQSDADYHGSNGQADTHSLHSSHLSVQEDPLLIRAHKQQNTQQVTSVSKVVREVSHMEPDPGAVSYMSVPLMSQDYQHADPRYPADSYMVGFEHYEPFLAYPPQPGYPGPHGIYMPRSHSPHSPHSPSEHSRASPPHEYLRKAGPYVEGGYNDIDPGLNPALQDHYRITPSPGGPGDQYDQISNSWNMDDSGEPSQHPHDESKVPYGYVSPSPYGPVGYGPGVGVGPVTVPSDVPGYDEGHPVPLSSGVPPGMFEDEVHLQRLQSRHPVVPGMASPLDDDQKSMRWRDPNLSEVIGFLSNPNNIIKANAAAYLQHLCYMDDPNKQKTRSLGGIPPLVQLLDHDNPDVYRNACGALRNLSYGRQNDENKRAIKNAGGVPALINLLRRTSDADVKELVTGVLWNLSSCEDLKKSIIDDGVTMVVNNIIIPHSGWDPSSSSGETCWSTVFRNASGVLRNVSSAGEYARKKLRECEGLVDALLYVVRSAIEKSNIGNKIVENCVCILRNLSYRCQEVEDPNYDKHPIQSTVQNRVAAPAKGENLGCFGGSKKKKDGQPVQKETTASRTTSPRTEPVRGMELLWQPEVVQSYLKLLQTCSNPETLEAAAGALQNLAACYWQPSIEIRAAVRKEKGLPILVELLRMEVDRVVCAVATALRNLAIDQRNKELIGKYAMRDLIQKLPSGNNQHDQGTSDDTIAAVLATLNEVIKKNAEFSRSLLDAGGVDRLMNITRQRQKYTPRVLKFAGQVLFTMWQHQELRDVYKKHGWKEQDFVTKTVAARNSGPNSPNNANSYDCSTLNRPMASQGSTRYEDRTIQRANMNSNNVGRPNIYQSQPKPGEPLYAQVNLEKKKKRQYELGVGQGQGQGPVGAGVGVAAVPPQPGQWVADGVVGMPDGSAATATVNVPPNSTAASAGDSWV
- the p120ctn gene encoding adherens junction protein p120 isoform X10 — protein: MSNNQLVDSCLLVNRRIEKRQEHSITRTEITQRRVLQDKGPDMPQYPGQSDADYHGSNGQADTHSLHSSHLSVQEDPLLIRAHKQQNTQQVTSVSKVVREVSHMEPDPGAVSYMSVPLMSQDYQHADPRYPADSYMVGFEHYEPFLAYPPQPGYPGPHGIYMPRSHSPHSPHSPSEHSRASPPHEYLRKAGPYVEGGYNDIDPGLNPALQDHYRITPSPGGPGDQYDQISNSWNMDDSGEPSQHPHDESKVPYGYVSPSPYGPVGYGPGVGVGPVTVPSDVPGYDEGHPVPLSSGVPPGMFEDEVHLQRLQSRHPVVPGMASPLDDDQKSMRWRDPNLSEVIGFLSNPNNIIKANAAAYLQHLCYMDDPNKQKTRSLGGIPPLVQLLDHDNPDVYRNACGALRNLSYGRQNDENKRAIKNAGGVPALINLLRRTSDADVKELVTGVLWNLSSCEDLKKSIIDDGVTMVVNNIIIPHSGWDPSSSSGETCWSTVFRNASGVLRNVSSAGEYARKKLRECEGLVDALLYVVRSAIEKSNIGNKIVENCVCILRNLSYRCQEVEDPNYDKHPIQSTVQNRVAAPAKAYSLCQGENLGCFGGSKKKKDGQPVQKETTASRTTSPRTEPVRGMELLWQPEVVQSYLKLLQTCSNPETLEAAAGALQNLAACYWQPSIEIRAAVRKEKGLPILVELLRMEVDRVVCAVATALRNLAIDQRNKELIGKYAMRDLIQKLPSGNNQHDQGTSDDTIAAVLATLNEVIKKNAEFSRSLLDAGGVDRLMNITRQRQKYTPRVLKFAGQVLFTMWQHQELRDVYKKHGWKEQDFVTKTVAARNSGPNSPNNANSYDCSTLNRPMASQGSTRYEDRTIQRANMNSNNVGRPNIYQSLRPLSWDSSSIIIPG
- the p120ctn gene encoding adherens junction protein p120 isoform X8, with the protein product MSNNQLVDSCLLVNRRIEKRQEHSITRTEITQRRVLQDKGPDMPQYPGQSDADYHGSNGQADTHSLHSSHLSVQEDPLLIRAHKQQNTQQVTSVSKVVREVSHMEPDPGAVSYMSVPLMSQDYQHADPRYPADSYMVGFEHYEPFLAYPPQPGYPGPHGIYMPRSHSPHSPHSPSEHSRASPPHEYLRKAGPYVEGGYNDIDPGLNPALQDHYRITPSPGGPGDQYDQISNSWNMDDSGEPSQHPHDESKVPYGYVSPSPYGPVGYGPGVGVGPVTVPSDVPGYDEGHPVPLSSGVPPGMFEDEVHLQRLQSRHPVVPGMASPLDDDQKSMRWRDPNLSEVIGFLSNPNNIIKANAAAYLQHLCYMDDPNKQKTRSLGGIPPLVQLLDHDNPDVYRNACGALRNLSYGRQNDENKRAIKNAGGVPALINLLRRTSDADVKELVTGVLWNLSSCEDLKKSIIDDGVTMVVNNIIIPHSGWDPSSSSGETCWSTVFRNASGVLRNVSSAGEYARKKLRECEGLVDALLYVVRSAIEKSNIGNKIVENCVCILRNLSYRCQEVEDPNYDKHPIQSTVQNRVAAPAKAYSLCQGENLGCFGGSKKKKDGQPVQKETTASRTTSPRTEPVRGMELLWQPEVVQSYLKLLQTCSNPETLEAAAGALQNLAACYWQPSIEIRAAVRKEKGLPILVELLRMEVDRVVCAVATALRNLAIDQRNKELIGKYAMRDLIQKLPSGNNQHDQGTSDDTIAAVLATLNEVIKKNAEFSRSLLDAGGVDRLMNITRQRQKYTPRVLKFAGQVLFTMWQHQELRDVYKKHGWKEQDFVTKTVAARNSGPNSPNNANSYDCSTLNRPMASQGSTRYEDRTIQRANMNSNNVGRPNIYQSEQTEPRYHYTEACNERGNRLVVIQRMQLLNEHL
- the p120ctn gene encoding adherens junction protein p120 isoform X1; translated protein: MSNNQLVDSCLLVNRRIEKRQEHSITRTEITQRRVLQDKGPDMPQYPGQSDADYHGSNGQADTHSLHSSHLSVQEDPLLIRAHKQQNTQQVTSVSKVVREVSHMEPDPGAVSYMSVPLMSQDYQHADPRYPADSYMVGFEHYEPFLAYPPQPGYPGPHGIYMPRSHSPHSPHSPSEHSRASPPHEYLRKAGPYVEGGYNDIDPGLNPALQDHYRITPSPGGPGDQYDQISNSWNMDDSGEPSQHPHDESKVPYGYVSPSPYGPVGYGPGVGVGPVTVPSDVPGYDEGHPVPLSSGVPPGMFEDEVHLQRLQSRHPVVPGMASPLDDDQKSMRWRDPNLSEVIGFLSNPNNIIKANAAAYLQHLCYMDDPNKQKTRSLGGIPPLVQLLDHDNPDVYRNACGALRNLSYGRQNDENKRAIKNAGGVPALINLLRRTSDADVKELVTGVLWNLSSCEDLKKSIIDDGVTMVVNNIIIPHSGWDPSSSSGETCWSTVFRNASGVLRNVSSAGEYARKKLRECEGLVDALLYVVRSAIEKSNIGNKIVENCVCILRNLSYRCQEVEDPNYDKHPIQSTVQNRVAAPAKAYSLCQGENLGCFGGSKKKKDGQPVQKETTASRTTSPRTEPVRGMELLWQPEVVQSYLKLLQTCSNPETLEAAAGALQNLAACYWQPSIEIRAAVRKEKGLPILVELLRMEVDRVVCAVATALRNLAIDQRNKELIGKYAMRDLIQKLPSGNNQHDQGTSDDTIAAVLATLNEVIKKNAEFSRSLLDAGGVDRLMNITRQRQKYTPRVLKFAGQVLFTMWQHQELRDVYKKHGWKEQDFVTKTVAARNSGPNSPNNANSYDCSTLNRPMASQGSTRYEDRTIQRANMNSNNVGRPNIYQSQPKPGEPLYAQVNLEKKKKRQYELGVGQGQGQGPVGAGVGVAAVPPQPGQWVADGVVGMPDGSAATATVNVPPNSTAASAGDSWV